The DNA sequence GCCCTCTTCGAACAGTCTGTCCACTTCTGAATTCTGATAGGAAGAAAAATTAGATCCCCGCACGTCTGATTCAGGGATATTTTTAGATTCCCAGATCAGAGAGTAATCATCCGGATCCTGAAGTCCATCCCAATACATGAGTCCTGCATCAAAATCGCGTTTCTGCATTTTGTACAGTAAATCAGTCAGGGGTAAAGATTCGTTTTTTACCTTCAGGCCGATCTCCTCCCAGCATTTTTTCACCAGAGCCGCAGTCAGTAAGTTTGTGACAGAAACTGCATAAGAAAATACTATTTCCCGGGTTTCAGGCCAGCCTGCTTCCAGCAGAAGCCTTTTAGCTCCGGCCGGATCATAGGGCAGTGGCTTCACTGTTGCAT is a window from the Candidatus Wallbacteria bacterium genome containing:
- a CDS encoding ABC transporter substrate-binding protein, with translation TQTEFKDLGVRQALAMAIDREQLVREVDHGFGSVHAGPFSKTSWAYDATVKPLPYDPAGAKRLLLEAGWPETREIVFSYAVSVTNLLTAALVKKCWEEIGLKVKNESLPLTDLLYKMQKRDFDAGLMYWDGLQDPDDYSLIWESKNIPESDVRGSNFSSYQNSEVDRLFEEGRVTIDLSKRQKIYRRIHRLICEDQPVTFLESYEDIWVVHKRFHNIEPGRWVFTNVEKWYVPSGMQRYLK